The following are encoded together in the Skermanella mucosa genome:
- a CDS encoding antitoxin Xre/MbcA/ParS toxin-binding domain-containing protein produces the protein MEADVAGIAKVLGGREVLGTDLRSLGDLERAVVEGLPKETVRRLARAVYSDAHHQRVLIHAIIPEATYKRRQARLNQSESERTERLARIVSRARAVWNDDGDAAEFLTRPHPLLEGRTPLEVVRSEVGAKRVEQILGALDYGLPV, from the coding sequence ATGGAAGCGGACGTTGCCGGCATCGCCAAGGTTCTGGGAGGGCGAGAGGTTCTCGGGACCGATCTCCGATCTCTGGGAGACCTCGAACGCGCCGTGGTCGAGGGGCTGCCCAAGGAGACCGTGCGGAGACTTGCGCGCGCCGTCTACAGCGATGCTCATCACCAGCGCGTCCTGATCCATGCCATCATTCCTGAAGCCACATACAAACGGCGTCAAGCGCGGCTCAATCAGTCGGAGAGCGAGCGGACGGAACGCTTGGCCCGGATCGTGTCCAGGGCACGCGCGGTTTGGAACGACGACGGCGATGCGGCCGAGTTCCTGACACGGCCCCATCCTCTCCTTGAAGGCAGAACGCCTTTGGAGGTGGTTCGAAGCGAGGTTGGAGCCAAGCGCGTCGAACAGATCCTGGGCGCCCTCGACTATGGCTTGCCCGTCTGA
- a CDS encoding RES family NAD+ phosphorylase — translation MKVWRIGGGSHPVFAGEGARLFGGRWNSPGLAVIYCGSSFAICMLERLVWSGIGHVPKNDRYVTAEFPESFVENLDESVLPDWQVEGSAAARRFGDQWLSDRRSAVLSVPSAVTGIDRNFLVNPYHPDFGSIVTSDEQPVDWDRRLFGERTSSTMK, via the coding sequence ATGAAGGTGTGGCGTATCGGCGGTGGATCGCATCCCGTATTCGCGGGCGAGGGAGCGCGTCTGTTCGGTGGCCGCTGGAACTCCCCTGGGCTTGCGGTCATTTATTGCGGATCGAGTTTCGCCATCTGCATGCTGGAGCGGCTGGTCTGGTCCGGCATCGGGCACGTGCCGAAGAATGACCGTTATGTAACGGCGGAGTTCCCGGAAAGCTTCGTCGAGAACCTCGATGAATCGGTATTGCCGGACTGGCAGGTCGAAGGGTCCGCCGCCGCGCGCCGCTTCGGCGACCAATGGCTCTCGGACAGGCGTTCCGCCGTGTTGTCCGTTCCGTCGGCCGTCACCGGGATAGACCGGAATTTTCTGGTCAATCCATACCATCCTGATTTCGGATCGATCGTGACGTCGGACGAGCAACCCGTCGATTGGGATCGGCGCCTGTTCGGTGAACGGACGAGTTCAACGATGAAATGA
- a CDS encoding CreA family protein gives MLRKTLILAAAMAAATPALAEEVGKIGTDWTGNDIVIEAISDPEVQGVTCHMTYFSRGLIDRLRQGDWFQDPSNSSIACRQTGPIVIGDIDTDENGDEIFSERQSLIFKSLAVRRIYDRKNNTLVYVSYSRQVQEGSAKMAVSTIPLFDEQVSWSNGRPE, from the coding sequence ATGCTTCGGAAAACGCTCATACTGGCGGCGGCGATGGCCGCCGCGACGCCGGCCCTGGCCGAGGAAGTCGGCAAGATCGGGACGGACTGGACCGGCAACGACATCGTGATCGAGGCGATCAGCGATCCGGAGGTCCAGGGCGTCACCTGCCACATGACCTATTTCAGCCGGGGCCTGATCGACCGCCTGCGCCAGGGCGACTGGTTCCAGGACCCGTCCAACTCGTCCATCGCCTGCCGGCAGACCGGGCCGATCGTGATCGGCGACATCGACACCGACGAGAACGGCGACGAGATCTTCAGCGAGCGCCAGAGCCTGATCTTCAAGTCGCTGGCGGTCCGCCGGATCTACGACCGGAAGAACAACACGCTGGTCTATGTCTCCTACTCCCGGCAGGTCCAGGAGGGCAGCGCCAAGATGGCCGTCTCCACCATCCCGCTCTTCGACGAACAGGTGTCCTGGAGCAACGGCAGGCCCGAGTGA